A single genomic interval of Streptomyces sp. BA2 harbors:
- a CDS encoding alginate lyase family protein, which produces MPRPYAVAPRTTAFVRVIARRTAPVVASVLLAPLLTAAAHPAEPTPFTHPGVHVGRTQLDAVRERVRSGQQPWRAAYDAMRRSRYAVLDRRPRPYKIVACKPYAKPPACMAEREDAIAAYTHALLWYVTEEQAHADKARQIMDSWSAVIKDHTEGNSGLQAAWAGSTWARAAEIVRHTGAGWPQQDVDRFSRMLRHVYLPELSGKVADYNGNWDLAMTDAAVGIAVFLDDRKAFDQALSRFRARVPAYFYLRSDGKLPVPPPGGTVKTQQQIRTYWFGQKRFVNGLGQESCRNFEHVGYALAATSHIAETAWHQGVDLYGPVRERLAAALELHSRYQLGEKMPKWLCGGKPELTMGPDLEVGVNHLGNRLGEPLPQTRKLAARMRPAGTDDLFVAWETLTHAENP; this is translated from the coding sequence ATGCCGAGACCGTACGCTGTCGCACCGCGCACTACCGCCTTCGTTCGCGTCATCGCCCGGCGGACCGCTCCCGTGGTCGCCTCCGTGCTCCTGGCGCCCCTGCTCACCGCGGCCGCACACCCCGCCGAGCCGACGCCTTTCACGCACCCCGGAGTGCACGTCGGCCGCACTCAGCTCGACGCGGTCCGCGAGCGCGTGCGCTCCGGGCAACAGCCGTGGCGAGCGGCGTACGACGCCATGCGCCGCAGCCGGTACGCAGTCCTGGACCGCCGCCCGCGACCGTACAAGATCGTTGCCTGCAAGCCCTACGCCAAGCCGCCGGCCTGCATGGCGGAGCGCGAAGATGCCATCGCCGCGTACACGCACGCCCTGCTCTGGTACGTCACCGAGGAGCAGGCGCATGCGGACAAGGCGAGGCAGATCATGGACTCCTGGTCGGCCGTCATCAAGGACCACACAGAGGGCAACTCGGGGCTGCAGGCCGCCTGGGCGGGGTCGACCTGGGCCCGGGCGGCGGAGATCGTGCGGCACACCGGTGCCGGGTGGCCGCAGCAGGACGTGGACCGCTTCTCACGGATGCTGCGCCACGTGTACCTGCCCGAACTCTCCGGCAAAGTCGCCGACTACAACGGCAATTGGGACCTGGCGATGACCGACGCGGCTGTCGGGATCGCCGTCTTCCTCGACGACCGCAAGGCCTTCGATCAGGCGCTGAGCCGCTTCCGGGCCCGGGTTCCCGCCTACTTCTATCTCCGCTCAGACGGAAAGCTCCCGGTCCCGCCGCCGGGTGGCACGGTGAAGACGCAGCAGCAGATCAGGACGTACTGGTTCGGACAGAAACGGTTCGTGAACGGCCTGGGGCAGGAGTCCTGCCGCAACTTCGAGCACGTCGGGTACGCTCTCGCCGCGACGTCCCATATCGCGGAGACGGCCTGGCATCAGGGGGTGGACCTGTACGGTCCGGTCCGTGAACGCCTGGCCGCGGCACTGGAGTTGCACTCCCGGTACCAGCTCGGCGAGAAGATGCCGAAGTGGCTGTGCGGCGGAAAGCCGGAGCTGACGATGGGCCCTGACCTGGAGGTGGGTGTCAACCATTTGGGAAACCGCCTGGGCGAGCCCCTGCCGCAGACACGCAAGCTGGCAGCACGGATGCGACCGGCCGGGACGGACGACTTGTTCGTGGCCTGGGAGACCCTGACACACGCCGAGAACCCTTAG